The Schizosaccharomyces pombe strain 972h- genome assembly, chromosome: I genome contains a region encoding:
- the spn4 gene encoding mitotic septin Spn4 — MNEEETNFVGIADLPNQRHKIVSRNGVAFTLMLCGESGLGKTTFCNTLFSTTIKSHMGPEKVRAKHAEKTVEIEITKAELEEKNFHLRLTVIDTPGFGDFINNSGCWESVVEFIEDQHESYMRQDQQPDRRKIIDMRIHACLYFLRPVRNGVRPMDLEAMKHISKRVNLIPVIAKADMYTRRDLALYKTRISQVLEYHQVNVYKPNMDEGDPVFHRQIQGIINCMPFAIVGSEDDIRTPDGRVVKGREYPWGIVEIENEEHCDFKQLRNILIRSCMLDLIQTTEEKLYEQYRQEQMKVRQYGEPKLRTIDNAKFKEEEENLRKRFTEQVRVEETRFRQWEQRLIAERDSLNKDLEAQHVQIKQIELEIERLKAATSSRKR; from the coding sequence ATGAATGAAGAAGAGACAAACTTCGTTGGAATTGCGGATTTACCTAATCAGCGTCACAAAATAGTTTCACGAAATGGTGTAGCTTTCACTTTGATGCTTTGTGGAGAGTCGGGTCTTGGTAAAACAACATTTTGTAATACACTCTTTTCAACAACAATTAAATCACATATGGGCCCGGAAAAGGTTCGTGCGAAGCATGCTGAGAAAACGGTCGAAATAGAGATTACAAAAGCTGagttagaagaaaaaaatttccacTTAAGGTTGACAGTAATTGATACCCCTGGTTTTGGGGattttatcaataattCAGGATGTTGGGAGTCGGTAGTTGAATTTATAGAAGACCAGCATGAATCGTACATGAGACAAGATCAGCAGCCAGATCGTCGTAAGATCATTGATATGCGTATTCATGCTTGCCTATATTTTTTGCGTCCCGTAAGAAATGGTGTTCGGCCTATGGATTTGGAGGCTATGAAACATATTTCTAAGCGTGTCAATTTAATTCCTGTCATAGCTAAAGCCGATATGTATACTCGAAGGGATTTAGCTCTGTATAAAACTAGAATTTCTCAAGTTTTAGAATACCATCAAGTCAATGTTTATAAACCTAATATGGATGAGGGCGATCCCGTTTTTCACAGACAAATTCAAGGAATCATTAATTGCATGCCATTCGCGATTGTTGGAAGCGAAGATGACATCCGTACTCCTGATGGTAGGGTCGTTAAGGGTAGAGAATACCCATGGGGAATTGTTGAAATTGAGAACGAAGAACACTGCGACTTTAAACAGCTTAggaatattttaattcgGAGTTGTATGCTTGATTTGATTCAAACTACTGAAGAAAAGTTGTATGAGCAATATCGACAAGAGCAGATGAAAGTTCGCCAGTATGGAGAACCTAAACTGCGGACTATTGATAATGCGAAATttaaggaagaagaagaaaatttgagaaaaaGATTTACAGAACAAGTGCGCGTAGAAGAAACTCGATTTCGACAATGGGAACAACGCTTGATTGCCGAACGCGActcattaaataaagatttgGAAGCTCAGCATGttcaaataaaacaaattgaacTTGAAATCGAACGACTAAAGGCGGCTACCAGCTCTCGCAAACGTTAG
- the trm61 gene encoding tRNA (m1A) methyltransferase complex catalytic subunit Trm61, translating to MVFADYKQRVENGDLAVAWIGRNKLIPLHIEAEKTFHNQYGAFPHSEMIGKRYGEQIASTAKQGFIYLLQPTPELWTLALPHRTQIVYTPDIALIHQKLRITYGTRVIEAGTGSASMSHAISRTVGPLGRLFTFEYHATRYQTALQEFREHEMLIDVGGNTHLTHRDVCKDGFLDTEVKVDAIFLDLPAPWEAIPHLSNHVNHDKSTRICCFSPCIEQIQHSAEALRELGWCDIEMIEVDYKQWAARKSRIVHIDEAIDRLKEVKRRRIEGFERRKMRREQNLSSDAKVEDQDNDSMLGENKSSVSTETALKPVTNKRIREGDGNYEWTDVARVDSNLKSHTSYLLFAVHLPSQLDKQNQETGP from the coding sequence atGGTATTTGCAGACTATAAACAACGTGTTGAAAATGGCGATTTGGCAGTAGCTTGGATTGGTAGGAACAAGTTGATTCCTTTACATATAGAAGCTGAAAAAACATTTCATAATCAATATGGTGCCTTCCCACATTCCGAAATGATTGGTAAAAGGTACGGCGAGCAAATTGCATCTACAGCGAAGCAAGGATTTATTTACCTTCTTCAACCAACTCCGGAACTATGGACCCTCGCTCTTCCTCACAGAACACAAATTGTTTACACTCCAGATATTGCTTTAATCCACCAAAAGCTTCGTATCACTTACGGAACCCGAGTAATAGAAGCTGGTACTGGTAGTGCTAGCATGTCACACGCAATATCGCGAACAGTCGGCCCTCTTGGAAGATTATTTACTTTCGAATATCACGCAACTCGCTATCAAACAGCGTTACAAGAATTTCGGGAACACGAGATGTTAATTGATGTGGGTGGAAATACTCATCTAACTCATAGAGATGTCTGCAAAGATGGTTTTTTGGATACGGAGGTAAAGGTTGACGCTATATTTTTAGACCTTCCAGCTCCCTGGGAAGCAATACCGCATCTTTCGAATCATGTAAATCATGATAAAAGCACTCgaatttgttgtttttctcCTTGTATAGAACAAATTCAACATTCTGCTGAAGCACTACGAGAACTTGGCTGGTGTGATATTGAAATGATTGAAGTTGATTATAAGCAATGGGCTGCTCGTAAGAGTCGAATTGTTCATATTGACGAAGCAATCGATAGGCTAAAAGAGGTTAAAAGAAGGAGGATCGAAGGATTtgagagaagaaaaatgagGCGTGAACAAAACTTATCTTCTGATGCGAAGGTAGAAGATCAAGATAACGATTCAATGCTTGGTGAAAACAAGTCTTCTGTGTCCACAGAAACGGCGTTAAAGCCCGTTACTAACAAACGCATTAGAGAAGGTGATGGAAATTACGAATGGACAGATGTTGCAAGAGTTGATTCTAACTTAAAATCACACACCAGTTATTTGCTATTTGCGGTGCATTTGCCATCTCAGCTAGATAAACAGAACCAGGAGACAGGCCCTTAG
- the swc4 gene encoding Swr1 complex/NuA4 histone acetyltransferase complex subunit Swc4, translating into MTSADIRDVFELPPPEIGNKQKSKTPTERRPEGISRELYSLLGENSAPLAIYQKKFKEKPKVSHKAKNWVRQPFSISSRKDDFTLHHWVLKSEVDSEASYKFEKFNVPLFIIDYTDEEYQNYLKDEDWNKDETDYLFRLCKDYDLRFFVIADRYDNEKYKKHRTLEDLKDRFYSVSRKILLARNPINSMTAAQSSLLNTMEYNKEQEVIRKKYLIGLASRTPEEVAEEEALFIELKRIETSQAKLLSDRDEVLRLLDEQKGDGGIHEYHTSAGMSSLIQDMINSQRTKNKVEEAIVSSSAPSSGVSSVLNTPTRPHALSTPRIRYGPQPTDPQFGITWHEKLHPGTFVRSQKIPAIKASLSQRVSSVMTELGVSSRLIMPTAKNFEKFVELQNSIVSLLELKRKVDRLSQETEIQDKLSRKRSASPDGSESKKHISQ; encoded by the exons ATGACTAGTGCTGACATTCGGGATGTCTTTGAATTACCTCCTCCTGAAATAGGAAATAAGCAGAAATCTAAAACTCCAACAGAGAGAAGGCCAGAAGGAATTTCTCGAGAACTTTATTCATTGCTAGGCGAGAATTCTGCCCCGTTAGCAATATaccaaaagaaatttaagGAAAAACCAAAAGTTAGTCACAAAGCTAAAAATTG GGTACGCCAGCCCTTTTCCATATCAAGCCGTAAGGATGATTTTACTTTGCATCATTGGGtccttaaatcagaagTAGATTCTGAAGCCT CAtacaaatttgaaaaatttaacgtCCCTCTGTTTATAATTGACTACACCGACGAAGAGTaccaaaattatttaaaag ATGAGGATTGGAATAAAGATGAAACCGACTACCTATTCCGTTTATGCAAAGATTATGACTTGAGGTTCTTTGTAATAGCAGATCGTTatgataatgaaaaatataaaaaacatcGAACGcttgaagatttaaaagACAGATTTTATTCTGTGTCGCGAAAAATTCTATTAGCCAGGAATCCCATTAATTCAATGACTGCTGCACAGAGCTCTTTGTTGAATACGATGGAGTACAATAAAGAGCAAGAAGTTATTCGGAAGAAGTATCTAATTGGGCTTGCTTCTAGGACGCCTGAAGAAGTTgcagaagaagaagctttatttattgaattaaaaCGTATTGAAACATCACAGGCTAAATTATTAAGTGATAGAGACGAAGTTCTCCGTCTATTAGATGAACAGAAAGGAGATGGTGGCATTCATGAATATCACACAAGTGCTGGAATGAGCAGTTTAATTCAAGATATGATTAATTCTCAAAGaaccaaaaataaagtgGAGGAAGCTATTGTATCTTCTTCAGCCCCTTCTTCTGGAGTGTCTAGTGTTTTAAATACCCCTACTCGTCCACATGCTCTCAGCACACCAAGAATCAGATACGGTCCGCAACCGACAGATCCACAATTTGGCATCACTTGGCACGAAAAACTACATCCGGGCACTTTTGTTCGTTCCCAAAAAATCCCTGCCATAAAGGCTTCTTTATCGCAGAGAGTTTCGTCAGTTATGACTGAACTAGGAGTTTCTTCAAGGCTGATTATGCCGACAGCTAAAAACTTTGAGAAGTTCGTTGAGCTACAAAACTCAATCGTTTCGCTACTGGAACTGAAAAGAAAGGTAGATAGACTATCTCAGGAAACTGAAATTCAGGACAAGTTGAGCCGTAAACGCTCAGCTTCTCCTGACGGCTCCGAGAGTAAAAAGCACATAAGTCAATAA